The Planctomycetota bacterium genome contains the following window.
CGGGGGCGGAAGCTCCCCTTCCTCCCCGACCCGCGCACCCGGCCGATGAAGGATCGGGTCCGGGAGACGCTCTTCGATCTGCTCGGCAGCGACGTTCCGGGGACGGTGGCGATCGATCTGTTCGCCGGCAGCGGAGCGCTGGGGCTCGAAGCGCTCAGCCGGGGGGCGGCGCGGGCGATCCTCGTCGAGCGCCATTTCCCCACCGCCGACCGGCTCCGGGCGGCGGCGACGGAGCTCGGCATCGCCGACCGTGTCGAGGTCCGCCCCGGCGACGTCCTCGTCTGGGCCCGGCGCCTGCCGCCGCTGCCGGATGACAAGCCGTGGCTGGTGTTCGTTTCGCCACCGTGGGAGATGTTCACCAGCCGGGGTGCCGACGTCGTCGCCCTCGTGGCGGCCCTCCAGGGGGCGGCGCCGCCGCGGAGTACCGTCGTCGTCGAGGCCGACACCGCCTTCGACCAGGCGCGGCTTCCGGGAGACGGCTGGACCTCCCGGGCCCTTCCCCCGGCGGTGCTCCATCTCTGGCGGCACGGCGGCTGACGGGACGGTGTCGGCGGCCGGCCGGCGTCTGGTATCGTTGTCGGGTAGAAAGGGGACGGCATGTTCGTGCGCAACCTCCGGGAGGCGACTCCCTTCACGACCGCCGACGGCTCGACGATCCGCGAGCTGCTCTCCCACCGCGACGGGGCGATCCGGGCCCAGAGCCTCGCCGAGGCCCGCCTGGCACCGGGGCGGGCGACCACCCCCCACCACCACGCCGCCACCGAGGAGATCTACTACATCCTCTCCGGCAGCGCCGTGATGACCGTCGGCCACGACGACACGCGCGCCGTCGGCCCCGGCGACGCGATCGCGATCCCGCCGGGAGCCCGCCACACGATCCGCAACGACGGCCCGGAGGAGCTCGTGTTCCTCTGCACCTGTGCCCCCGGCTACGAACACGCCGATACGTTCCTCGAAGGCTAGTGTCGCCAACGCCCGATCCGTCCCGGCCCCTCCGTCCCGCATCCTCCCCTCCCGCCGCCTCCACCCATGGCCATCTCCGACGCCTTCTCCTCGCTCCTCGTCTCCGAGGGCCTCGTCAGCGCCGAGCAGCTCGCCGAGGTCACGCGGATCGCCGGCTCCTCGGGCAAGAAGATGCACGAGGAGATCGTCCGCCTCGGCTACGCCCCCGGCGACAAGGTGATGCGGGCCCTGGCGAAGGCCTACCGGATGAAGTTCGTCGACCTCG
Protein-coding sequences here:
- a CDS encoding SAM-dependent methyltransferase; the encoded protein is MPRRGPPAPDRGRRKAAPDGADAAAPPRIIGGTLRGRKLPFLPDPRTRPMKDRVRETLFDLLGSDVPGTVAIDLFAGSGALGLEALSRGAARAILVERHFPTADRLRAAATELGIADRVEVRPGDVLVWARRLPPLPDDKPWLVFVSPPWEMFTSRGADVVALVAALQGAAPPRSTVVVEADTAFDQARLPGDGWTSRALPPAVLHLWRHGG
- a CDS encoding cupin domain-containing protein, producing MFVRNLREATPFTTADGSTIRELLSHRDGAIRAQSLAEARLAPGRATTPHHHAATEEIYYILSGSAVMTVGHDDTRAVGPGDAIAIPPGARHTIRNDGPEELVFLCTCAPGYEHADTFLEG